From a single Solenopsis invicta isolate M01_SB chromosome 6, UNIL_Sinv_3.0, whole genome shotgun sequence genomic region:
- the LOC105205234 gene encoding NADPH oxidase 5 isoform X1 has product MDIIAGVNNPRPSADFDKGNVEWLEKIFKQTVGNKEEICLEEFKTIVTSKNPFFIERVFQIFDKDDSGAISLSEFLDAMHQFAGKSPNDKIKFLFRVYDIDGDGLIQFYELEHVMRACMEENGLKFSDEQINKLTVALIEDADEGNKETITFEALKKQLEKREGLLENLSTSIDRWLVPPQPKIKQKSVPETLSSFLPYQFTKPYIKNNYVYIAFISIFIFINVALFVTRLYEYRNESAYIMLARACGQCLNFDCSFILVLMLRQCITFLRSHSFNSVVPLDHHIYLHKMTGILIGIFGTVHTLMHLIYRGTVIIKDEKINSKNYTMFEKLLTSQPSQQNSTEKFGLAAGSEYPTGVLLLIILFIMIVCSMPFVRRGGCFQIFHWSHLLYVPFWILMIFHGSNYWKWFIIPGIIYLVEKIRRLVWVRSEQRKTYIISGLIRPSKVIRLVIKRPLNFHFNPGDYVFIKIPEIARYEWHPFTISSAPEQEDYISLHIRVNGEWTKSLYSYFEDGQQKLQCDDILPAKNCDTPEKKPFLSGKKTSFIMFQKALTESRPHTHTPDTFVSDLSNVVPPLRASINNESIHLRNITEVTPTSVQIAAEEGKLSQGLNEAIGGSDNLDVKSTANTSFQPNINYPIGNQLEIFLDGSYGAPSSHIFRAQHAVLIATGIGVTPFASILQSIMYRYWEARHTCPKCSFSWNSKIPHTVMNLRKVDFFWINRDQRSFEWFVNLLSRLEIEQAELGTTMEHFLEMHMYITSALQKSDMKAVGLQLALELLHEKEKRDLVTGLKTRTNAGRPNWNEVFKQLQNKNKGKVTVFFCGKSHELTRTLRRKCDEFGFHFRKESF; this is encoded by the exons ATGGATATCATAGCTGGCGTGAATAATCCCAG ACCGTCTGCTGACTTCGATAAAGGAAACGTAGAATggttggaaaaaatatttaagcaaaCCGTTGGAAACAAGGAGGAAATATGCCTCGAAGAATTCAAAACAATCGTCACATCAAAGAAC CCATTCTTTATCGAGAGAGTATTTCAAATATTCGACAAAGACGACTCCGGCGCAATATCGCTTTCAGAATTTTTAGACGCCATGCATCAATTTGCTGGAAAATCTCCGAATGATAAGATTAAGTTCCTCTTCAGAGTTTATGATATCGATG GTGATGGCTTAATACAATTTTACGAGCTGGAGCATGTAATGAGAGCTTGTATGGAAGAAAATGGTTTGAAGTTCAGCGACGAGCAAATCAATAAACTAACAGTTGCACTCATTGAAGACGCTGATGAAGGCAACAAAGAAACGATCACTTTTGAAGCTCTAAAAAAGCAGTTAGAGAAGCGAGAAGGACTGCTGGAAAATCTCTCAACCAg CATAGACCGATGGTTGGTACCACCGCAGCCGAAGATAAAGCAAAAATCCGTTCCGGAGACTTTATCGTCCTTTCTTCCGTATCAATTTACAAAACCATACATAAAGAACAATTATGTCTACATTGCTTTTATTTCGATATTCATATTTATCAACGTCGCTCTTTTCGTCACCCGTCTCTACGAATATCGAAATGAAAGTGCCTATATAATGCTTGCGCGTGCATGCG ggCAATGTCTGAATTTTGACTGCTCGTTCATTCTGGTCTTGATGTTACGCCAGTGCATTACATTTTTGCGATCGCATAGCTTCAATTCTGTAGTGCCTCTAGATCATCATATATATCTTCATAAAATGACGGGGATATTGATCGGAATCTTTGGCACTGTACACACTCTGATGCATCTTATTTACCGCg GTACGGTAATAATCAAAGACGAGAAGATAAATAGCAAAAATTATACCATGTTCGAAAAGTTATTAACGAGTCAACCCAGTCAACAAAATTCGACCGAAAAATTTGGTCTGGCGGCAGGCAGTGAATATCCGACTGGGGTACTTCTGCTTATTATACTCTTTATTATGATTGTTTGTTCCATGCCGTTTGTACGCCGTGGAGGTTGTTTTCAG ATATTTCATTGGTCCCACCTGCTATACGTACCATTCTGGATTCTGATGATCTTCCATGGCTCTAACTACTGGAAATGGTTTATCATCCCAGGCATTATATATTTAGTAGAAAAGATTCGTCGGCTAGTGTGGGTGCGTTCTGAGCAGcgaaaaacatatataatttccGGTTTGATTCGGCCTTCGAAGGTGATTCGCCTGGTTATCAAGAGACcacttaattttcattttaatccCGGTGATtatgtgtttattaaaattcCGGAGATAGCAAGATACGAATGGCATCCTTTTACAATTAGCAGTGCTCCCGAACAAGAAG ATTATATATCGCTGCATATTCGTGTAAATGGTGAATGGACCAAGAGTTTGTATTCATACTTTGAAGACGGGCAACAAAAACTTCAATGTGATGATATTTTGCCTGCCAAGAATTGTGATACTCCAGAAAAAAAAcc TTTCCTCAGTGGTAAAAAGACATCATTTATCATGTTTCAAAAAGCTTTGACGGAATCCAGGCCTCATACTCACACTCCGGATACGTTCGTTTCTGATCTATCGAATGTCGTACCACCTTTGCGTGCATCAATTAATAATGAGTCAatacatttaagaaatattacagaag ttacaCCTACATCAGTACAAATTGCGGCGGAGGAAGGAAAATTGAGTCAAGGGTTAAATGAAGCTATCGGTGGTTCGGATAATTTAGATGTGAAATCGACAGCCAACACTTCTTTTCAACCAAATATAAATTATCCTATAGGTAATCAATTGGAG atatttttagacGGTTCTTATGGAGCACCGTCAAGTCACATTTTCCGAGCGCAACATGCTGTCCTGATCGCCACAGGAATCGGAGTTACACCCTTTGCCTCTATATTGCAATCAATTATGTATCGTTATTGGGAAGCGAGACACACCTGTCCAAAATGTTCTTTCTCTTGGAATAGTAAAATTCCGCATACTGTAATGAATTTACGGAAG GTGGACTTCTTCTGGATTAACCGTGACCAACGTTCGTTTGAATGGTTTGTAAACTTACTGTCTCGCCTCGAAATTGAACAGGCTGAGTTGGGCACCACCATGGAACACTTCCTAGAGATGCATATGTACATCACAAGCGCATTGCAAAAGAGCGACATGAAAGCAGTTGGCTTACAATTAGCACTAGAACTTTTGCACGAAAAG GAAAAACGAGACCTTGTCACAGGCTTGAAAACTAGAACGAATGCGGGTCGCCCCAATTGGAATGAGGTATTCAAGCAACTCCAGAATAAGAACAAAGGAAAAGTTACAGTCTTCTTTTGTGGAAAATCACACGAACTTACCAGGA
- the LOC105205234 gene encoding NADPH oxidase 5 isoform X2 — translation MDIIAGVNNPRPSADFDKGNVEWLEKIFKQTVGNKEEICLEEFKTIVTSKNPFFIERVFQIFDKDDSGAISLSEFLDAMHQFAGKSPNDKIKFLFRVYDIDGDGLIQFYELEHVMRACMEENGLKFSDEQINKLTVALIEDADEGNKETITFEALKKQLEKREGLLENLSTSIDRWLVPPQPKIKQKSVPETLSSFLPYQFTKPYIKNNYVYIAFISIFIFINVALFVTRLYEYRNESAYIMLARACGQCLNFDCSFILVLMLRQCITFLRSHSFNSVVPLDHHIYLHKMTGILIGIFGTVHTLMHLIYRGTVIIKDEKINSKNYTMFEKLLTSQPSQQNSTEKFGLAAGSEYPTGVLLLIILFIMIVCSMPFVRRGGCFQIFHWSHLLYVPFWILMIFHGSNYWKWFIIPGIIYLVEKIRRLVWVRSEQRKTYIISGLIRPSKVIRLVIKRPLNFHFNPGDYVFIKIPEIARYEWHPFTISSAPEQEDYISLHIRVNGEWTKSLYSYFEDGQQKLQCDDILPAKNCDTPEKKPFLSGKKTSFIMFQKALTESRPHTHTPDTFVSDLSNVVPPLRASINNESIHLRNITEVQIAAEEGKLSQGLNEAIGGSDNLDVKSTANTSFQPNINYPIGNQLEIFLDGSYGAPSSHIFRAQHAVLIATGIGVTPFASILQSIMYRYWEARHTCPKCSFSWNSKIPHTVMNLRKVDFFWINRDQRSFEWFVNLLSRLEIEQAELGTTMEHFLEMHMYITSALQKSDMKAVGLQLALELLHEKEKRDLVTGLKTRTNAGRPNWNEVFKQLQNKNKGKVTVFFCGKSHELTRTLRRKCDEFGFHFRKESF, via the exons ATGGATATCATAGCTGGCGTGAATAATCCCAG ACCGTCTGCTGACTTCGATAAAGGAAACGTAGAATggttggaaaaaatatttaagcaaaCCGTTGGAAACAAGGAGGAAATATGCCTCGAAGAATTCAAAACAATCGTCACATCAAAGAAC CCATTCTTTATCGAGAGAGTATTTCAAATATTCGACAAAGACGACTCCGGCGCAATATCGCTTTCAGAATTTTTAGACGCCATGCATCAATTTGCTGGAAAATCTCCGAATGATAAGATTAAGTTCCTCTTCAGAGTTTATGATATCGATG GTGATGGCTTAATACAATTTTACGAGCTGGAGCATGTAATGAGAGCTTGTATGGAAGAAAATGGTTTGAAGTTCAGCGACGAGCAAATCAATAAACTAACAGTTGCACTCATTGAAGACGCTGATGAAGGCAACAAAGAAACGATCACTTTTGAAGCTCTAAAAAAGCAGTTAGAGAAGCGAGAAGGACTGCTGGAAAATCTCTCAACCAg CATAGACCGATGGTTGGTACCACCGCAGCCGAAGATAAAGCAAAAATCCGTTCCGGAGACTTTATCGTCCTTTCTTCCGTATCAATTTACAAAACCATACATAAAGAACAATTATGTCTACATTGCTTTTATTTCGATATTCATATTTATCAACGTCGCTCTTTTCGTCACCCGTCTCTACGAATATCGAAATGAAAGTGCCTATATAATGCTTGCGCGTGCATGCG ggCAATGTCTGAATTTTGACTGCTCGTTCATTCTGGTCTTGATGTTACGCCAGTGCATTACATTTTTGCGATCGCATAGCTTCAATTCTGTAGTGCCTCTAGATCATCATATATATCTTCATAAAATGACGGGGATATTGATCGGAATCTTTGGCACTGTACACACTCTGATGCATCTTATTTACCGCg GTACGGTAATAATCAAAGACGAGAAGATAAATAGCAAAAATTATACCATGTTCGAAAAGTTATTAACGAGTCAACCCAGTCAACAAAATTCGACCGAAAAATTTGGTCTGGCGGCAGGCAGTGAATATCCGACTGGGGTACTTCTGCTTATTATACTCTTTATTATGATTGTTTGTTCCATGCCGTTTGTACGCCGTGGAGGTTGTTTTCAG ATATTTCATTGGTCCCACCTGCTATACGTACCATTCTGGATTCTGATGATCTTCCATGGCTCTAACTACTGGAAATGGTTTATCATCCCAGGCATTATATATTTAGTAGAAAAGATTCGTCGGCTAGTGTGGGTGCGTTCTGAGCAGcgaaaaacatatataatttccGGTTTGATTCGGCCTTCGAAGGTGATTCGCCTGGTTATCAAGAGACcacttaattttcattttaatccCGGTGATtatgtgtttattaaaattcCGGAGATAGCAAGATACGAATGGCATCCTTTTACAATTAGCAGTGCTCCCGAACAAGAAG ATTATATATCGCTGCATATTCGTGTAAATGGTGAATGGACCAAGAGTTTGTATTCATACTTTGAAGACGGGCAACAAAAACTTCAATGTGATGATATTTTGCCTGCCAAGAATTGTGATACTCCAGAAAAAAAAcc TTTCCTCAGTGGTAAAAAGACATCATTTATCATGTTTCAAAAAGCTTTGACGGAATCCAGGCCTCATACTCACACTCCGGATACGTTCGTTTCTGATCTATCGAATGTCGTACCACCTTTGCGTGCATCAATTAATAATGAGTCAatacatttaagaaatattacagaag TACAAATTGCGGCGGAGGAAGGAAAATTGAGTCAAGGGTTAAATGAAGCTATCGGTGGTTCGGATAATTTAGATGTGAAATCGACAGCCAACACTTCTTTTCAACCAAATATAAATTATCCTATAGGTAATCAATTGGAG atatttttagacGGTTCTTATGGAGCACCGTCAAGTCACATTTTCCGAGCGCAACATGCTGTCCTGATCGCCACAGGAATCGGAGTTACACCCTTTGCCTCTATATTGCAATCAATTATGTATCGTTATTGGGAAGCGAGACACACCTGTCCAAAATGTTCTTTCTCTTGGAATAGTAAAATTCCGCATACTGTAATGAATTTACGGAAG GTGGACTTCTTCTGGATTAACCGTGACCAACGTTCGTTTGAATGGTTTGTAAACTTACTGTCTCGCCTCGAAATTGAACAGGCTGAGTTGGGCACCACCATGGAACACTTCCTAGAGATGCATATGTACATCACAAGCGCATTGCAAAAGAGCGACATGAAAGCAGTTGGCTTACAATTAGCACTAGAACTTTTGCACGAAAAG GAAAAACGAGACCTTGTCACAGGCTTGAAAACTAGAACGAATGCGGGTCGCCCCAATTGGAATGAGGTATTCAAGCAACTCCAGAATAAGAACAAAGGAAAAGTTACAGTCTTCTTTTGTGGAAAATCACACGAACTTACCAGGA
- the LOC105205234 gene encoding NADPH oxidase 5 isoform X3 — MPRRIQNNRHIKERDGLIQFYELEHVMRACMEENGLKFSDEQINKLTVALIEDADEGNKETITFEALKKQLEKREGLLENLSTSIDRWLVPPQPKIKQKSVPETLSSFLPYQFTKPYIKNNYVYIAFISIFIFINVALFVTRLYEYRNESAYIMLARACGQCLNFDCSFILVLMLRQCITFLRSHSFNSVVPLDHHIYLHKMTGILIGIFGTVHTLMHLIYRGTVIIKDEKINSKNYTMFEKLLTSQPSQQNSTEKFGLAAGSEYPTGVLLLIILFIMIVCSMPFVRRGGCFQIFHWSHLLYVPFWILMIFHGSNYWKWFIIPGIIYLVEKIRRLVWVRSEQRKTYIISGLIRPSKVIRLVIKRPLNFHFNPGDYVFIKIPEIARYEWHPFTISSAPEQEDYISLHIRVNGEWTKSLYSYFEDGQQKLQCDDILPAKNCDTPEKKPFLSGKKTSFIMFQKALTESRPHTHTPDTFVSDLSNVVPPLRASINNESIHLRNITEVTPTSVQIAAEEGKLSQGLNEAIGGSDNLDVKSTANTSFQPNINYPIGNQLEIFLDGSYGAPSSHIFRAQHAVLIATGIGVTPFASILQSIMYRYWEARHTCPKCSFSWNSKIPHTVMNLRKVDFFWINRDQRSFEWFVNLLSRLEIEQAELGTTMEHFLEMHMYITSALQKSDMKAVGLQLALELLHEKEKRDLVTGLKTRTNAGRPNWNEVFKQLQNKNKGKVTVFFCGKSHELTRTLRRKCDEFGFHFRKESF; from the exons ATGCCTCGAAGAATTCAAAACAATCGTCACATCAAAGAAC GTGATGGCTTAATACAATTTTACGAGCTGGAGCATGTAATGAGAGCTTGTATGGAAGAAAATGGTTTGAAGTTCAGCGACGAGCAAATCAATAAACTAACAGTTGCACTCATTGAAGACGCTGATGAAGGCAACAAAGAAACGATCACTTTTGAAGCTCTAAAAAAGCAGTTAGAGAAGCGAGAAGGACTGCTGGAAAATCTCTCAACCAg CATAGACCGATGGTTGGTACCACCGCAGCCGAAGATAAAGCAAAAATCCGTTCCGGAGACTTTATCGTCCTTTCTTCCGTATCAATTTACAAAACCATACATAAAGAACAATTATGTCTACATTGCTTTTATTTCGATATTCATATTTATCAACGTCGCTCTTTTCGTCACCCGTCTCTACGAATATCGAAATGAAAGTGCCTATATAATGCTTGCGCGTGCATGCG ggCAATGTCTGAATTTTGACTGCTCGTTCATTCTGGTCTTGATGTTACGCCAGTGCATTACATTTTTGCGATCGCATAGCTTCAATTCTGTAGTGCCTCTAGATCATCATATATATCTTCATAAAATGACGGGGATATTGATCGGAATCTTTGGCACTGTACACACTCTGATGCATCTTATTTACCGCg GTACGGTAATAATCAAAGACGAGAAGATAAATAGCAAAAATTATACCATGTTCGAAAAGTTATTAACGAGTCAACCCAGTCAACAAAATTCGACCGAAAAATTTGGTCTGGCGGCAGGCAGTGAATATCCGACTGGGGTACTTCTGCTTATTATACTCTTTATTATGATTGTTTGTTCCATGCCGTTTGTACGCCGTGGAGGTTGTTTTCAG ATATTTCATTGGTCCCACCTGCTATACGTACCATTCTGGATTCTGATGATCTTCCATGGCTCTAACTACTGGAAATGGTTTATCATCCCAGGCATTATATATTTAGTAGAAAAGATTCGTCGGCTAGTGTGGGTGCGTTCTGAGCAGcgaaaaacatatataatttccGGTTTGATTCGGCCTTCGAAGGTGATTCGCCTGGTTATCAAGAGACcacttaattttcattttaatccCGGTGATtatgtgtttattaaaattcCGGAGATAGCAAGATACGAATGGCATCCTTTTACAATTAGCAGTGCTCCCGAACAAGAAG ATTATATATCGCTGCATATTCGTGTAAATGGTGAATGGACCAAGAGTTTGTATTCATACTTTGAAGACGGGCAACAAAAACTTCAATGTGATGATATTTTGCCTGCCAAGAATTGTGATACTCCAGAAAAAAAAcc TTTCCTCAGTGGTAAAAAGACATCATTTATCATGTTTCAAAAAGCTTTGACGGAATCCAGGCCTCATACTCACACTCCGGATACGTTCGTTTCTGATCTATCGAATGTCGTACCACCTTTGCGTGCATCAATTAATAATGAGTCAatacatttaagaaatattacagaag ttacaCCTACATCAGTACAAATTGCGGCGGAGGAAGGAAAATTGAGTCAAGGGTTAAATGAAGCTATCGGTGGTTCGGATAATTTAGATGTGAAATCGACAGCCAACACTTCTTTTCAACCAAATATAAATTATCCTATAGGTAATCAATTGGAG atatttttagacGGTTCTTATGGAGCACCGTCAAGTCACATTTTCCGAGCGCAACATGCTGTCCTGATCGCCACAGGAATCGGAGTTACACCCTTTGCCTCTATATTGCAATCAATTATGTATCGTTATTGGGAAGCGAGACACACCTGTCCAAAATGTTCTTTCTCTTGGAATAGTAAAATTCCGCATACTGTAATGAATTTACGGAAG GTGGACTTCTTCTGGATTAACCGTGACCAACGTTCGTTTGAATGGTTTGTAAACTTACTGTCTCGCCTCGAAATTGAACAGGCTGAGTTGGGCACCACCATGGAACACTTCCTAGAGATGCATATGTACATCACAAGCGCATTGCAAAAGAGCGACATGAAAGCAGTTGGCTTACAATTAGCACTAGAACTTTTGCACGAAAAG GAAAAACGAGACCTTGTCACAGGCTTGAAAACTAGAACGAATGCGGGTCGCCCCAATTGGAATGAGGTATTCAAGCAACTCCAGAATAAGAACAAAGGAAAAGTTACAGTCTTCTTTTGTGGAAAATCACACGAACTTACCAGGA